One region of Primulina tabacum isolate GXHZ01 chromosome 17, ASM2559414v2, whole genome shotgun sequence genomic DNA includes:
- the LOC142530509 gene encoding protein LATERAL ORGAN BOUNDARIES-like, which translates to MASSTSYNPPCAACKFLRRKCLPGCMFAPYFPPEEPQKFANVHKIFGASNVTKLLNEVLPHQREDAVNSLAYEAEARVRDPVYGCVGAIAFLQKKVGRLQKELDAANADLIRLTCSENNLPATLQPRTATPIPRQVEYNRLRINGSGGNGGGLHRIQTSFPYPFPLPRNDSDYNPHGGGIN; encoded by the coding sequence ATGGCCTCATCCACCTCATACAACCCTCCCTGCGCAGCCTGCAAGTTCTTGCGGCGAAAATGCTTGCCGGGATGCATGTTTGCTCCGTATTTCCCACCAGAAGAGCCCCAAAAATTCGCCAATGTTCACAAAATCTTCGGCGCCAGCAACGTCACCAAGCTCCTCAACGAGGTTCTCCCCCACCAACGAGAGGACGCAGTTAATTCTCTAGCCTACGAAGCCGAGGCACGTGTTCGAGACCCTGTCTATGGTTGTGTTGGTGCCATCGCCTTCCTGCAGAAAAAAGTTGGCCGCCTGCAAAAAGAGCTCGACGCTGCCAATGCTGACCTGATTCGTTTGACTTGTAGTGAGAATAATCTGCCAGCCACACTGCAGCCTCGAACGGCAACGCCGATCCCACGACAGGTGGAATACAACAGGCTAAGGATTAATGGAAGTGGAGGAAATGGTGGTGGACTTCATCGAATACAAACTAGTTTCCCATATCCATTTCCACTTCCAAGAAATGATAGTGATTACAACCCTCATGGAGgagggatcaactga